In the genome of Massilibacillus massiliensis, one region contains:
- a CDS encoding P-II family nitrogen regulator has translation MCKITKVDIITRPEKLEELKEAMNMIGVTGMTVSHVYGCGLSKGHKEVYRGKTVEVSLSPKIKVEIVICEVPVEDVLEAAKKACCTGHIGDGKIFVYDVADAVKIRTGERGKAAIVDNS, from the coding sequence ATGTGCAAGATTACAAAAGTTGATATTATCACACGTCCAGAAAAATTAGAAGAGCTGAAAGAAGCAATGAATATGATTGGTGTTACTGGTATGACAGTAAGCCATGTATATGGCTGTGGCTTATCCAAAGGGCATAAAGAAGTTTATCGCGGCAAAACTGTAGAAGTCAGCTTAAGCCCTAAAATTAAAGTGGAAATTGTGATTTGTGAAGTACCAGTAGAGGATGTATTAGAGGCTGCAAAAAAAGCCTGCTGCACCGGTCATATCGGTGATGGAAAAATCTTCGTTTATGATGTAGCAGACGCCGTAAAAATTCGTACCGGTGAACGAGGCAAAGCTGCTATTGTAGACAATTCTTGA
- the garR gene encoding 2-hydroxy-3-oxopropionate reductase has protein sequence MSRVGFIGLGIMGRPMALNLLKAGIDITVYDISAKAVEVLVEAGAKSAASPKELAADSEIVITIVPNAAIVKSLLEAEDGILAGVKPGTTIVDMSSVSPVASKEFAAMAAKYDCPFLDSPVSGGEPGAVNATLAYMIGGDEAVVEKMKDVFLAMGKSITVVGGNGSGSVAKLANQIIVNLNIAAVAEALVLAQKAGADPEKVYQAIRGGLAGSVVLDAKAPMMVSRNFKPGGTLAINLKDITNVMDTAQSLDVPLILTSQLKQIMHSLKADGHIMDDHSGIVQFYEKVAGVEVKAGSSK, from the coding sequence ATGTCAAGAGTTGGTTTTATTGGATTAGGAATTATGGGTAGACCTATGGCACTCAATTTATTAAAAGCGGGTATTGATATTACAGTTTATGATATCAGTGCAAAAGCAGTTGAAGTATTAGTTGAAGCTGGCGCAAAATCAGCCGCTTCACCAAAAGAGCTTGCAGCTGACAGTGAGATTGTCATTACGATTGTACCTAATGCAGCGATTGTTAAATCTTTATTGGAAGCTGAAGATGGGATTTTAGCAGGTGTAAAACCTGGTACAACCATTGTAGATATGAGCTCTGTATCGCCAGTTGCATCTAAAGAATTTGCAGCAATGGCAGCAAAATATGATTGTCCATTCCTTGATTCACCTGTAAGTGGTGGAGAACCTGGCGCAGTCAATGCAACGCTTGCTTATATGATTGGCGGAGACGAAGCTGTTGTTGAAAAAATGAAAGACGTTTTCTTGGCAATGGGTAAATCTATTACTGTTGTAGGTGGTAATGGCAGTGGTTCAGTTGCAAAATTAGCAAACCAGATCATTGTGAACTTAAATATCGCGGCAGTGGCTGAAGCACTCGTACTTGCACAAAAAGCTGGAGCTGATCCAGAAAAAGTCTACCAAGCAATCCGCGGCGGTCTTGCCGGCAGTGTTGTATTAGATGCAAAAGCACCTATGATGGTAAGCCGTAACTTTAAACCAGGCGGAACACTTGCCATTAATTTAAAAGATATTACCAACGTCATGGATACAGCGCAAAGCCTTGATGTTCCTTTAATTCTTACAAGTCAATTAAAGCAAATTATGCATAGCTTAAAAGCAGATGGTCACATTATGGACGACCATAGCGGAATTGTTCAATTCTATGAAAAAGTAGCCGGTGTAGAAGTAAAGGCAGGTTCTTCTAAATAA
- a CDS encoding GntT/GntP/DsdX family permease, which produces MGTTTFLVLTLIAAIALVVFLIMKVRLHAFLSLIIACMFVGIMTGMPLAKICASIEAGMGGTLGFLATVLGLGSILGKMLETSGGAERLARTLINALGKERASWAMMVVGFITGIPVFFQVGFVLLIPLVISVARATGMSIVRIGIPMGVSLQIVHCMLPPHPAAMAISASLNADIGKVIMLGMLVCIPAAIVGGPIWTRFIKDNIEVDLPALNKPEEERISDDKLPGFGITLFTVLLPMLIMVAKTIFDLSALKDSSMAPLVNFIGNPITALLISAFFAYWSLGLARGFDMKQILKFTDECFGPVAGILLVIGAGGAFNRVLLDSGLGVELGKVLASLALSPLILAWIVAAIMRFSVGSATVAMMTAVGIVTPVLAQHPGLDPALVALAVGSGAICFSHVTDSGFWIVKEYFGLTVVGALKSYTLATCIASVVAISTTLLLAAVL; this is translated from the coding sequence GTGGGGACTACTACATTTTTAGTATTGACCTTAATTGCGGCAATTGCATTAGTTGTTTTTTTAATTATGAAAGTACGGCTGCACGCTTTTCTTAGTCTGATTATTGCGTGTATGTTTGTCGGCATTATGACAGGTATGCCACTTGCTAAAATCTGTGCTTCGATTGAAGCTGGTATGGGCGGTACACTTGGTTTTCTAGCTACGGTTCTCGGGTTGGGGAGCATTTTGGGTAAAATGCTTGAAACATCTGGTGGTGCCGAACGTCTGGCGCGTACACTCATCAACGCACTGGGAAAAGAACGTGCGAGCTGGGCGATGATGGTTGTTGGTTTTATTACTGGGATACCAGTATTTTTCCAAGTTGGTTTTGTACTTTTAATTCCATTGGTTATCAGTGTTGCCAGAGCAACTGGGATGTCGATTGTAAGAATCGGTATTCCAATGGGGGTATCTTTACAGATTGTACATTGCATGCTGCCACCGCATCCTGCAGCGATGGCAATATCAGCTTCTTTAAATGCCGATATTGGTAAGGTCATTATGCTTGGTATGTTGGTTTGTATTCCTGCAGCAATTGTTGGCGGTCCAATTTGGACAAGATTCATCAAAGATAATATTGAAGTTGATCTGCCTGCATTGAATAAACCAGAAGAAGAACGTATTTCTGATGATAAATTACCTGGTTTTGGGATCACTTTGTTTACGGTATTATTACCAATGCTTATCATGGTTGCAAAGACAATCTTTGATTTAAGTGCTTTAAAAGATTCTTCCATGGCACCATTGGTAAACTTTATTGGGAATCCGATTACTGCACTTCTTATTTCCGCATTTTTTGCATATTGGTCTCTTGGTCTAGCACGTGGTTTTGACATGAAACAAATTCTGAAATTTACCGATGAATGTTTTGGTCCTGTTGCCGGAATCTTATTGGTTATCGGTGCTGGCGGTGCATTTAATCGTGTATTGCTAGACAGCGGTCTTGGGGTAGAACTTGGTAAAGTATTGGCAAGTCTTGCACTTAGCCCATTGATTCTAGCTTGGATTGTTGCCGCAATTATGCGTTTCTCTGTTGGTTCCGCAACCGTTGCCATGATGACGGCCGTGGGTATTGTAACACCAGTGCTGGCACAGCATCCAGGTCTTGATCCGGCTCTTGTTGCCCTCGCGGTTGGTTCTGGTGCGATTTGTTTCTCCCATGTTACAGATTCCGGTTTTTGGATTGTAAAAGAGTATTTTGGTTTAACAGTGGTTGGCGCGTTGAAATCTTATACCCTTGCAACTTGCATCGCATCTGTAGTTGCGATTAGTACAACATTACTATTAGCGGCAGTTTTATAA
- a CDS encoding GntR family transcriptional regulator translates to MKDQVYQYLKKAIINGELKTGEIYSEQMFATQLNISRTPVREAVLQLRHENMLEIYNNRGFMIKPLLFEDVKKLIEARVAIEGYSVRCLTRNIDTPAAKEVVLLLNTCLKLEAEAVDNEHRYYDFMQADVDFHGLIVDFTKNEYFINMIHMLRSRIEKAIVNSLKQGERMRIAIKEHEALFETIKSGDEDRAYASFERHMQNTIEVMKHCNLD, encoded by the coding sequence TTGAAAGATCAAGTTTATCAGTATTTAAAAAAGGCGATCATTAACGGTGAGCTGAAAACTGGTGAAATCTATTCTGAGCAAATGTTTGCCACGCAGCTTAACATTTCAAGAACCCCGGTGAGAGAGGCTGTGCTTCAATTACGGCATGAGAATATGCTGGAGATTTATAACAATCGAGGGTTTATGATTAAACCATTGTTGTTTGAGGATGTCAAAAAGCTGATTGAAGCAAGGGTCGCGATTGAAGGTTATAGTGTCAGATGTTTGACAAGAAATATTGATACACCGGCGGCGAAAGAAGTTGTGCTGCTTTTAAACACCTGTTTAAAGCTGGAAGCGGAAGCTGTTGATAATGAGCATCGTTATTATGACTTTATGCAGGCTGATGTTGATTTTCATGGCTTGATTGTTGATTTTACTAAAAATGAATATTTTATCAATATGATTCATATGCTTCGCTCGCGGATTGAGAAAGCAATTGTGAATTCACTTAAGCAAGGTGAACGCATGCGTATTGCGATCAAAGAACATGAAGCGTTGTTTGAAACGATTAAAAGTGGCGATGAAGATCGTGCATATGCATCGTTTGAACGGCATATGCAAAATACCATAGAAGTGATGAAGCATTGTAATTTAGATTAA
- a CDS encoding DUF6612 family protein — translation MRKIFFYMLFAVLLSMTSFTNAAFAAEQPGQEAEAMEYMQSVYENMAKLKNYHTEIAIDVQTSLMNMAVNNSSDIELQPMRYKNESQFVMTDPEKRTMKTSMTQYMEEVDRQLITYTEVEGKYIKQVLPYITERAVSPYDMTAYMKVVKKAVVLSETDTDKEVSLTLDADVLREMTENILLQSGPDAKNYLNFVETIFKDFPDMTYTVHIDKKTKRVSQVNMDLSEIMQRSILAINEKANIPEKDKAQLKTIFGSMKVLVQCQYSKFDQVKPIQIPKEVKEKAVEQKADAPIVSAKI, via the coding sequence ATGAGAAAAATCTTTTTTTATATGTTATTTGCAGTTTTGCTAAGTATGACTAGCTTTACAAACGCAGCGTTTGCAGCGGAGCAGCCAGGACAAGAAGCAGAGGCAATGGAGTATATGCAATCTGTTTATGAAAACATGGCCAAGTTAAAAAATTATCATACAGAGATTGCAATTGATGTTCAAACATCGCTAATGAATATGGCAGTTAATAATAGCAGTGATATTGAATTACAGCCAATGCGGTATAAAAATGAGTCGCAATTTGTGATGACAGATCCAGAAAAGCGTACGATGAAAACAAGTATGACCCAATATATGGAGGAAGTAGATCGTCAATTGATCACTTATACCGAGGTTGAGGGAAAATACATAAAACAAGTTTTGCCATACATAACAGAAAGAGCGGTTTCTCCATATGATATGACTGCTTATATGAAAGTCGTAAAAAAGGCAGTTGTTTTATCTGAAACAGATACGGACAAAGAAGTTAGTCTTACCTTAGATGCAGATGTTTTGAGAGAAATGACAGAAAATATCTTGCTGCAAAGTGGTCCGGACGCTAAAAATTATTTGAATTTCGTGGAAACTATTTTTAAGGACTTCCCTGATATGACCTATACAGTCCATATCGATAAAAAAACAAAACGTGTGAGTCAGGTGAATATGGACTTATCAGAAATTATGCAAAGAAGTATTTTAGCCATTAATGAAAAAGCCAATATTCCTGAAAAAGATAAAGCACAGTTAAAAACTATTTTCGGCAGTATGAAGGTATTGGTGCAATGTCAGTATTCAAAATTTGATCAAGTAAAACCAATTCAAATTCCTAAAGAAGTGAAGGAAAAAGCTGTGGAACAAAAAGCGGATGCGCCAATTGTTTCAGCAAAAATATAA
- the queF gene encoding preQ(1) synthase, translated as MIEKRHAREMQDITLLGKKGVDYQYEYQPEVLEAFDNKHPDNDYWVKFNCPEFTSLCPMTGQPDFATIYISYIPTIKMVESKSLKLYLVSFRNHGDFHEDVVNIIMKDLIRLMDPKYIEVWGKFLPRGGISIDPYCNYGKAGTKYEELAWERFKQHDLVGMDKVDNR; from the coding sequence ATGATAGAAAAAAGACATGCAAGAGAAATGCAAGATATTACTTTATTGGGAAAGAAAGGCGTTGATTATCAATATGAATATCAGCCGGAAGTCTTAGAGGCATTTGATAATAAACACCCTGACAACGACTATTGGGTTAAATTTAACTGTCCGGAATTTACCAGCCTTTGTCCAATGACTGGGCAACCTGATTTTGCGACAATCTACATCAGCTATATCCCGACTATCAAAATGGTAGAAAGTAAATCATTGAAACTTTATTTGGTGAGTTTTAGAAATCATGGAGATTTTCATGAAGATGTCGTGAATATTATCATGAAAGATTTGATTCGCCTAATGGATCCTAAATATATCGAGGTATGGGGGAAATTTTTACCACGCGGCGGTATTTCGATTGATCCTTATTGCAATTATGGTAAAGCAGGAACAAAATATGAAGAGCTTGCTTGGGAACGCTTTAAACAACATGATTTAGTTGGTATGGATAAAGTCGATAATCGTTAA
- a CDS encoding class II fructose-bisphosphate aldolase, with protein sequence MLVNLKTILKYAEDHKSAVGSFNVYNLESILAVIDASQELNEPVIISFGEGYISHAPIEVIAAIVKKLCSTSSIPVVLHLDHAKEFSTVMRAIRCGFTSVMYDGSYLPLAENISNTRKIVDIAHAIGVSVEGELGYMNNEDGTSEKGFELEKGYTSVSASTQYVTGTGIDALAVAIGNAHGIYKGTPELDFERLSQISTAIGIPVVLHGCSGIPAEAIKKAVSLGVRKINVNTEISTGAVREARDFLESHTEKNTRFETMLKAAQQTMSETVKNYIKMLKEN encoded by the coding sequence ATGCTTGTTAACCTTAAAACAATTTTAAAATATGCTGAAGACCATAAAAGTGCTGTTGGATCATTTAATGTTTATAACTTGGAGTCTATACTCGCCGTTATTGACGCATCGCAGGAATTAAATGAGCCAGTGATCATTTCTTTTGGCGAAGGATATATATCGCATGCGCCTATTGAGGTGATTGCGGCAATTGTAAAGAAACTTTGTTCTACGAGTAGTATTCCTGTGGTTTTACACCTCGATCATGCCAAAGAATTTTCTACTGTTATGCGGGCGATTCGCTGTGGGTTTACTTCTGTTATGTACGATGGATCCTATCTGCCATTAGCAGAAAATATCAGCAACACGAGAAAAATTGTTGATATAGCGCATGCAATTGGTGTTAGCGTTGAAGGTGAGCTCGGATATATGAATAATGAAGATGGCACGAGTGAAAAAGGCTTTGAACTGGAAAAAGGATATACGAGTGTAAGTGCATCCACGCAATATGTAACTGGTACCGGAATTGATGCACTGGCAGTTGCAATCGGCAATGCGCATGGAATTTATAAAGGAACACCGGAACTTGATTTTGAACGGCTTTCACAAATTAGTACAGCCATTGGTATACCCGTGGTTTTACATGGCTGCTCCGGCATTCCAGCGGAAGCGATTAAAAAAGCAGTTTCTCTAGGTGTTCGCAAAATCAATGTGAATACGGAAATATCCACAGGTGCGGTTCGAGAAGCAAGAGATTTTTTAGAATCTCATACGGAGAAAAATACGCGGTTTGAAACGATGCTCAAGGCAGCGCAGCAAACCATGTCAGAAACAGTAAAAAATTATATTAAAATGCTTAAAGAGAATTAG
- a CDS encoding DUF1847 domain-containing protein gives MMNCANCKTHNCYKAGQNCTRTTVEECKDLYTEEDKKIMRVAADVEGNHYMQITRLEETMIFAKEYGAKTIGLAFCIGLANEAKLIQMYLEKEFKIHSVCCKVCGVAKTNFDLTQIKAGTRETMCNPKMQANILAQQKTELNFTIGLCVGHDMLFNAASTVPTSCIITKDRLLGHNPVAAISTRYWRRKLGIQGEITLQDD, from the coding sequence ATGATGAATTGTGCAAATTGTAAAACACATAACTGCTACAAAGCGGGGCAAAACTGTACGAGAACTACAGTAGAGGAATGTAAAGATCTCTACACCGAAGAAGACAAAAAGATCATGAGGGTCGCCGCAGATGTTGAGGGCAACCATTATATGCAAATCACACGTTTAGAGGAAACTATGATTTTCGCTAAAGAATACGGAGCAAAAACAATTGGGCTTGCCTTTTGTATCGGGCTTGCAAATGAAGCAAAATTGATTCAAATGTATTTAGAAAAAGAATTTAAAATTCACTCTGTATGCTGCAAAGTTTGTGGCGTAGCGAAAACGAATTTTGATTTAACACAGATTAAAGCCGGTACAAGGGAAACGATGTGTAACCCCAAAATGCAGGCAAATATATTAGCACAACAAAAAACTGAACTGAATTTTACGATCGGTCTTTGTGTAGGCCATGATATGCTGTTTAATGCGGCATCTACAGTACCGACTTCTTGTATTATCACGAAAGATCGTTTATTAGGTCACAATCCCGTTGCCGCGATCAGTACACGTTATTGGCGTAGAAAATTAGGAATTCAGGGGGAAATCACATTACAAGACGATTAA
- a CDS encoding nitroreductase family protein: MNELLRNGLMRRNSRNFDSKQIRDSELTDIIEAGKFVSNMINNQEWNFTIVQNADVLNKINELCGKLFFQNGKGKLELLYNEENLNFLFNAPTLIIISGKTDDEETQNAAHATFGNMMLVADKMGIGACWNYSLKCMFDTDEGKDLAGELGIKSGYIPMSVGVFGYKTTRSTIGTLSKENLVQIIK; this comes from the coding sequence ATGAACGAATTATTAAGAAATGGTTTGATGAGGCGCAATTCCCGTAATTTTGATTCTAAACAAATTCGAGATAGCGAATTAACGGATATTATTGAAGCTGGTAAATTTGTGTCCAATATGATTAATAATCAAGAATGGAATTTTACCATCGTTCAAAATGCAGATGTTTTAAATAAGATTAATGAACTTTGTGGAAAACTTTTCTTTCAAAATGGAAAGGGTAAATTAGAACTTCTTTATAATGAAGAAAATTTAAACTTTTTATTTAATGCGCCAACTTTAATTATTATTTCTGGTAAAACGGACGATGAAGAAACACAAAATGCAGCACATGCTACATTTGGCAATATGATGCTGGTTGCTGATAAAATGGGAATCGGGGCTTGTTGGAATTATTCTTTAAAATGTATGTTTGATACAGATGAAGGAAAAGATCTAGCAGGAGAACTTGGCATTAAGAGCGGATACATACCGATGAGTGTAGGGGTCTTTGGTTACAAAACGACACGATCTACAATTGGAACTTTATCGAAAGAAAATCTCGTGCAAATTATTAAATAA
- a CDS encoding four-carbon acid sugar kinase family protein — protein MAKVLKTQVFEEIRSIDEKMVDKKLAEALKSFNKKIVVLDDDPTGVQTVHDISVYTDWSEESIAAGFAENNSMFFILTNSRAFSADETKKAHTEMANRIAAEAKKTGKEFMIISRSDSTLRGHFPLETQTLKSVVEENAGEKIDGEVLMPFFKEGGRFTIGNVHYVQEGEYLTPAGETEFANDKTFMYKSSDLTKYVEEKTKGEYKAVDTTCISLDSIRSFDIDGITKQLLAVKDFNKVIVNAVDYVDVKVFAIALIQAMTHGKTFMFRTAAAFTKVIGGVSDKDLLQKPELVAKDNKNGGLVIVGSHVKKTTEQLAELQKCEYVKFIEFNHLLVLEPEKLEMELNRIISVTEECIKNGQTVTVYTGRKRLDVGSQEESLKVSVKISEAITSIVSRLGIQPSFLIAKGGITSSDVGTKGLAVKKANVMGQVKPGIPVWQTGLESKFPNLPYIIFPGNVGAVTTLREVVDMLNDK, from the coding sequence ATGGCAAAAGTATTAAAGACACAGGTATTTGAAGAAATCAGATCCATTGATGAAAAAATGGTAGATAAAAAACTAGCAGAAGCATTAAAAAGTTTCAATAAAAAGATTGTGGTTTTAGATGATGATCCAACTGGCGTGCAAACTGTGCATGATATATCTGTGTATACGGATTGGTCAGAAGAAAGTATTGCAGCGGGATTTGCTGAAAACAACTCGATGTTTTTTATTTTAACAAATTCCAGAGCTTTTTCAGCGGATGAAACAAAAAAAGCACATACGGAAATGGCAAACCGCATTGCTGCAGAGGCGAAGAAAACAGGCAAAGAATTTATGATCATCAGCCGCAGTGATTCAACACTTCGTGGGCATTTCCCACTTGAAACACAAACGTTAAAATCGGTAGTAGAAGAAAATGCCGGCGAAAAAATTGACGGCGAAGTATTGATGCCATTCTTTAAAGAAGGTGGACGCTTCACCATCGGCAACGTGCATTATGTACAAGAAGGCGAATATTTGACACCAGCGGGTGAAACAGAATTTGCAAACGATAAAACTTTTATGTATAAATCATCGGATTTAACAAAATATGTGGAAGAAAAAACAAAAGGTGAATATAAAGCAGTTGATACGACTTGTATTTCGTTAGATAGTATTAGAAGTTTTGATATAGATGGTATTACGAAACAACTATTGGCAGTGAAAGATTTTAATAAAGTGATCGTGAATGCTGTCGATTATGTAGATGTAAAAGTATTTGCAATTGCACTTATTCAAGCAATGACGCATGGCAAAACATTTATGTTTAGAACTGCGGCGGCATTTACGAAGGTAATTGGTGGTGTGAGTGACAAAGATCTGTTACAAAAACCAGAGCTTGTAGCAAAAGATAATAAAAATGGCGGTCTTGTCATCGTTGGTTCTCATGTGAAGAAAACGACAGAACAATTGGCAGAATTGCAAAAATGCGAGTATGTAAAGTTCATTGAATTCAATCATTTACTTGTGTTGGAACCAGAAAAACTAGAAATGGAATTAAATCGTATTATCAGCGTAACGGAAGAATGCATTAAAAATGGGCAAACTGTTACAGTATACACAGGTCGCAAACGTTTAGACGTAGGCAGTCAAGAAGAATCTTTAAAAGTATCAGTAAAGATTTCTGAAGCAATTACCAGTATCGTATCAAGACTCGGCATTCAGCCAAGTTTCTTAATTGCCAAGGGCGGCATTACTTCTAGTGACGTTGGAACAAAAGGGCTTGCAGTGAAAAAAGCAAATGTTATGGGGCAAGTGAAGCCTGGAATTCCGGTATGGCAAACTGGCTTAGAAAGCAAGTTCCCAAATCTGCCGTACATTATATTCCCAGGAAATGTTGGTGCGGTGACTACGCTTCGTGAAGTTGTTGACATGTTAAATGATAAATAA
- a CDS encoding methyl-accepting chemotaxis protein: MKLRTKMLTFLLIPVIILICSLSLYSYFTAKSALEVQIETANSALLNVYSAKINQTLVRQEGVANELASSLSMQMSDAEIRTRIQAAKKSNPEIKNIMVAFQDKRYMDTDNWIPTADYDARTRAWYTKGFAASNLIYSDIYIDANSGGLMVNMGHSIITNGEKSGVIAIEMDLTKLFNVVDQMTTAKTGYTFIADANGALIKHPEFKPDEHLAKVKNGILAPFFEKQKTEKETSMLLDENGEKKIYAATPIGTTGWSMCSVTPYQELYEGINNMGLVSGLIGFFVILLLSGIIVWLTLNITTALNKMQRLSEELASGDFSDRPETIHSNDEIGQLSRALYTMRSKLRSLIQQVSISAEQLAAASEELTASADQSAEAAQQIAVSITEVANGSNQQLSSIDKTTEAVNKMSNNLTNLIETTNKGTETANQSAQKSSDGNKIILKAIEQMHSIKKTVGSSAGVVEELGACSEEIGQIVDTISAIAGQTNLLALNAAIEAARAGEQGKGFAVVAEEVRKLAEQSQEAAKHIAELISKIRLETANAVEAMHQGTNEVQLGTEVVNDAGKVFEDINRMIAEVNQQFHAAYQAIEYLNTSNQDIVTAIESIDQVSKATTVEAETVSAATEEQAASMHELTTSSQSLANLAQELQIAASKFKV, encoded by the coding sequence ATGAAACTACGTACAAAAATGTTAACTTTTCTATTGATTCCCGTTATTATCTTAATTTGTTCCTTAAGTCTTTATTCCTACTTTACGGCAAAATCAGCCCTAGAAGTACAAATCGAAACTGCCAATTCAGCACTTTTAAATGTGTATAGTGCTAAAATTAACCAAACGTTGGTACGCCAAGAGGGTGTAGCGAATGAATTGGCTTCTAGCTTATCCATGCAGATGTCAGACGCAGAAATTCGTACACGTATTCAGGCAGCGAAAAAATCAAATCCAGAAATTAAAAATATCATGGTTGCATTTCAAGACAAGCGATATATGGATACAGACAATTGGATTCCCACAGCTGATTACGATGCCCGTACCAGAGCGTGGTACACAAAAGGGTTTGCAGCAAGTAATTTAATCTATTCAGATATCTATATTGATGCAAATTCCGGCGGACTCATGGTGAATATGGGGCATTCAATTATTACAAATGGAGAAAAAAGTGGTGTCATCGCAATTGAAATGGATCTAACAAAACTGTTTAATGTCGTGGATCAAATGACGACAGCCAAAACGGGCTATACATTTATTGCAGATGCAAATGGTGCTTTAATTAAGCATCCTGAATTCAAGCCGGATGAGCATCTTGCAAAAGTAAAAAATGGGATTCTTGCACCGTTCTTTGAAAAACAAAAAACGGAAAAAGAAACTTCTATGTTGCTTGATGAGAATGGAGAAAAGAAAATTTATGCCGCCACACCAATCGGGACTACCGGCTGGTCAATGTGTTCGGTGACACCTTATCAAGAACTCTATGAAGGAATTAATAATATGGGCTTGGTCTCTGGACTCATTGGATTTTTTGTAATTTTGCTGTTGAGCGGTATCATTGTTTGGTTGACTTTAAATATCACCACAGCTTTGAACAAAATGCAAAGGCTTTCTGAAGAGCTAGCTTCTGGGGATTTTTCGGACAGACCTGAAACGATTCACAGTAATGATGAAATCGGACAATTATCACGTGCTTTATATACGATGCGTTCGAAACTGCGCAGCTTAATTCAGCAAGTCAGCATTTCTGCTGAACAGCTAGCGGCTGCAAGCGAAGAATTGACTGCAAGTGCTGACCAATCGGCTGAAGCTGCACAACAAATCGCTGTTTCGATCACCGAAGTTGCCAATGGTTCAAATCAGCAATTGTCTTCTATTGATAAAACAACGGAAGCAGTAAACAAAATGTCGAATAACTTGACCAATCTTATTGAAACAACCAATAAAGGTACTGAAACAGCCAACCAGTCGGCTCAAAAATCCAGCGATGGAAATAAAATTATTTTAAAAGCAATTGAACAAATGCATAGCATCAAAAAAACTGTAGGATCGTCGGCTGGCGTGGTTGAAGAACTAGGCGCATGCTCGGAAGAAATCGGTCAAATCGTAGATACAATTTCAGCAATCGCCGGACAAACAAATTTGCTGGCACTTAATGCGGCAATTGAAGCAGCCCGTGCGGGTGAACAAGGAAAAGGGTTCGCCGTAGTTGCAGAAGAAGTAAGAAAACTCGCCGAACAATCACAAGAAGCTGCCAAACATATTGCGGAACTGATTTCCAAGATCCGTCTGGAAACAGCGAATGCGGTAGAGGCAATGCATCAAGGAACAAATGAAGTCCAATTAGGTACCGAAGTTGTAAATGATGCTGGCAAAGTATTTGAAGATATTAATCGAATGATCGCCGAGGTAAACCAACAATTTCATGCCGCATATCAGGCAATCGAGTATCTCAATACCAGCAACCAGGATATTGTAACTGCTATAGAATCTATCGATCAAGTAAGCAAAGCAACAACAGTCGAAGCAGAAACCGTATCTGCTGCTACAGAAGAACAAGCTGCCTCAATGCATGAATTAACAACTTCAAGTCAGTCCTTAGCAAACCTTGCACAAGAACTGCAGATTGCTGCAAGTAAGTTTAAGGTGTAG